The sequence below is a genomic window from Gammaproteobacteria bacterium.
TTAATAGAGATGATGATGTTATCATCACCGCATATAAGGAATTAAGAACAAGTATCATTAGAAAACTTGATCATTTAGGTGCTCGCACATTAATGGTAACAAGTCCGGCAAAAGGAAACGGTAAAACGACTGTCTCTTTAAATCTTGCCATTAATATTGCTAAACTGGGACGACGAACTGCGTTGCTTGTGGATTTAGATTTGCGTCAACCATCCATCCACCATGTCCTTGGATATACGCCAGAGTATGGTGTTGCGGACGTTTCTAAAGGATTGACCACTATCGATGATGCTTTGATTACACCTGGAGTTGATCGTCTCTCTATATTATGTGGTAAGAAAAGATATACAAATTCATCAGAAATTCTTGCTTCTAATGAAATGCAATCGCTATTGAATGAGATACGTAGTCGCTATAAAGAGAGAATCATTATCTTTGATGCACCTCCTCTTCTAGGTTGTGATGATAGCTCAGTATTATCATCCATAGCAGATGCTTGCCTAGTCGTTGTAGAAGAGAACCAGACAACATATGCTGAGCTGGATATGGCAATGGAAAAACTTGGCAACGTTTACCTTGCCGGTTATGTATTGAATAAGTCAAAAGAGAAAAACTTTGATCAATACTATTACTAGGA
It includes:
- a CDS encoding CpsD/CapB family tyrosine-protein kinase yields the protein MTDLKKISDENNMQIESSNNTSIDQLIGGLIDEGIDETKDIELVTTKKLQVNRALLKKNNIYIDSENVNRDDDVIITAYKELRTSIIRKLDHLGARTLMVTSPAKGNGKTTVSLNLAINIAKLGRRTALLVDLDLRQPSIHHVLGYTPEYGVADVSKGLTTIDDALITPGVDRLSILCGKKRYTNSSEILASNEMQSLLNEIRSRYKERIIIFDAPPLLGCDDSSVLSSIADACLVVVEENQTTYAELDMAMEKLGNVYLAGYVLNKSKEKNFDQYYY